A stretch of the Lactuca sativa cultivar Salinas chromosome 9, Lsat_Salinas_v11, whole genome shotgun sequence genome encodes the following:
- the LOC111895257 gene encoding protein IQ-DOMAIN 3, with translation MGKKSWFSAVRKVISTSYLKEKKHKKSHNKSKSTKKSFHGNQMSLDRSLSLTKAPIVSPPIYNPPIDEPELKQPEHEPMDQDSSPRIKSQEDIAAIKIQKAYRGYLVRNGSNPLKAWRRLKMYMYSQSVKRQGVSTLKSMQTMARVQSQAQTRKIRIVEVSEALRQQLHQKRINKLNNSKSLERSGWDLSPKSKEQVEESLRRKKEAVERREKVLAYSHTHQQTWRKNLKKTKCVDWEWNRSASRQSPPFKVVAQPARSQSKVVVLSTKSMKAWSPMSKPGPTPMVSGKKRVQNTGALVGSAKKRVAVSGSPSSVGKKSLGRTNTNTKR, from the exons ATGGGAAAGAAGAGTTGGTTTTCCGCAGTCAGGAAAGTTATATCCACTTCTTATCTCAAGGAGAAGAAACATAAG AAATCCCATAATAAATCAAAATCAACCAAAAAATCATTCCATGGAAATCAAATGAGCTTGGATAGATCTTTATCTCTAACAAAAGCGCCAATAGTTAGCCCTCCCATTTACAACCCCCCCATTGATGAACCCGAGCTCAAACAACCCGAACATGAGCCCATGGATCAAGATTCATCCCCCCGTATCAAATCACAAGAAGATATCGCCGCCATCAAGATTCAAAAGGCTTATCGTGGATATCTG GTAAGAAACGGTTCGAATCCTTTGAAGGCATGGAGGagattgaaaatgtatatgtatagcCAGTCAGTGAAACGACAAGGTGTGTCCACTTTAAAGTCTATGCAAACAATGGCTCGTGTCCAGTCTCAGGCTCAAACCAGGAAGATTCGAATAGTTGAAGTCAGCGAGGCTCTCCGACAACAGCTCCATCAAAAGCGCATAAATAAGCTcaacaactccaaatcctta GAGAGAAGCGGTTGGGATTTGAGCCCGAAATCTAAGGAACAAGTAGAAGAAAGTCTACGAAGGAAAAAGGAGGCTGTTGAAAGAAGAGAAAAAGTATTAGCTTATTCACACACTCATCAG CAAACATGGAGGAAGAACTTGAAAAAAACCAAGTGTGTAGACTGGGAATGGAATCGGTCAGCAAGCCGCCAATCACCGCCTTTCAAGGTGGTGGCTCAGCCAGCAAGATCGCAGTCAAAGGTGGTGGTTTTGTCAACAAAGTCCATGAAAGCCTGGTCTCCGATGTCAAAACCTGGTCCCACTCCGATGGTGTCAGGAAAGAAACGCGTACAAAATACAGGAGCTTTGGTGGGGTCAGCCAAGAAGCGGGTTGCAGTATCGGGTTCACCATCTTCTGTTGGGAAAAAGTCATTGGGTAGGACAAATACTAACACCAAAAGGTGA